Genomic window (Microbacterium oxydans):
GGGTGCTCATGCGTCCTCGTCCCAGTGCAGGGTGTCGATCGCGTCGAGCACGCGGTCGACGTCGGGCAGGTACCAGTGCTCGAGCTTCGGCGGGGCGTAGGGCGTGTCGAAGCCGGTGACGCGGCGCACGGGAGCCGCGAGGTACTCGAAGCAGCGCTCGAACACACGGGCCTGGATCTCGGAGGCGACGCTCGCGTAACCGGGAGCTTCGGCGATGACCACGGCGCGTCCGGTCGACCGGACGGCGGCCGTCACGGTGACGTCGTCGAACGGCGAGAGCGAGCGCACGTCGACGACCTGCACGCTGTGACCCTCCGCGGCGGCGACCTCGGCGGCCTCGAGTGCGAGCGGCACCGAGGCGCCGTAGGCGAGCAGCGTCACGTCCGTCCCGTCGCGGGCGACGCGCGCCGAACCGAGCTCGGCGGTGATCGAGGTGTCGACCTCGCCCTTGGCCCAGTACAGCTTCTTCGGCTCGAGGAAGATCACCGGGTCGGGGGAGGCGATCGCCGCACGCAGCAGCGAGTAGGCGTCCTGCGGCGTCGACGGGCTCACGACCGTGAGGCCGGGCGTGTGGGCGTAGTAGGCCTCGGAGGAGTCGCAGTGGTGCTCGACCCCGCCGATGCCGCCGCCGAACGGGATGCGGATCACCAGCGGCATCCGCATGCCGCCGCGGGTGCGGTTGCCGAGCTTCGCGACGTGGCTGACGACCTGCTCGAACGCCGGGAGCGCGAACGCGTCGAACTGCATCTCGATCACCGGGCGCATGCCGTTCATGGCCATGCCGACGGCGGTGCCGACGATGCCGGATTCGGCGAGCGGGGTGTCGAAGCAGCGCTCCTCGCCGAAGCGCGCGGTCAGGCCGTCGGTGATGCGGAAGACCCCGCCGAGCGCCCCGACGTCCTCGCCGAAGACCACCACGTCCGGATCGGACTCGATCGCGTCGGCGAGCGCGCGGTTCAGGGCAGCGGCCATGCTCATCGTCGTCACGGTCGTCGCCTCGCTCTCCGTGCGGGTGTCGTGCTGTGCGATGGTCATCGGTGGTCTCCGTCCCGGGCAGTCCCCGCATCGGCGAGACGCGACCGCTCGATCTCGTCGCGCAGCAGGTGCCACTGCTCCTCGAGCTGCGGCGAACGGGTCGCGGTCACGAAGCGGAACAGGTCTTCGGGGTCGAGATCGGCATCGGTGTTCAGGGCGGCGCGCATGGCTGTCGCGATCTCCTCGGCGCCGGCGGCGAAGCCCTCCTCGGCATCGGCGTCGAGCGCGCCGGTCGACGTGAGGTGGGCGCGCAGACGCAGCAGGGGGTCGCGGTCGATCCACGCCTGCACCTCCTCGCGTTCGCGGTACCGGGTGTCGTCGTCGGCGTTGGTGTGGGCCTGCATCCGATACGTGTGGGCCTCGACGAGCGACGGACCGCCGCCGGCGCGGGCGCGGGACACGGCCTCGCCCAGCACGGCCAGCACAGCGGCGACGTCGTTCCCGTCGACGCGCTGCCCCGGCATTCCGTAGCCGATGGCCTTGTGGGCGAGGGAGGGGGCGGCCGTCTGCCGGGAGAGCGGGACCGAGATCGCGAACTCGTTGTTCTGCACGAAGAACACGACGGGCACGTGGAAGACGGCGGCGAAGTTCATCGCCTCGTGGAAGTCGCCCTCGCTGGTCGCGCCGTCGCCGCAGAGCGCCAGCACGACGGTGTCCTCGCCGCGATGCTTCGCGGCCTGAGCGAAGCCCACCGCATGCAGGAGCTGCGTGGCGAGCGGGGTCGCCTGCGGGGCGACGCGATGGGCGCGCACGTCGTAGCCGGAGTGCCAGTCGCCCTTGAGGAGCACCATGGCGTCGGCGGGATCGACACCGCGGGCGATGACGGCGACGGAGTCGCGATAGGTCGGGAACAGCCAGTCCGTGTCGCCGAGCACCATCGCGGCGCCGACCTGGCAGGCCTCCTGCCCGTGCGAGGAGGGATAGACGGCGAGGCGTCCCTGGCGCACGAGGGCGCCGGCCTGGTCGTTGATCCGTCGGCCCTCGACGAGGCCGCGATACGCGGCCAGCAGGGACGCGGTGTCGGGGAGCGCGTAGCGCTCATCCGGGACGGCCGTCCCGTGCTCGTCGATCAGTCGCACCGCGGTGTCTCGCGGGAGCATGTCGGTGTGCTGCATCCGTTCGCCCTCCTTGCCGAACTCGATGGGGACAGCATGCCTCCGCGCGCGACAGTCATCCAAGATCATTTGCTCATTCATGGATGAAAGTGCTCCGAATGGGGCATTCTTGAGCGAAACGTCAGAAATTGTGGACCGATGGAAGGGGTCACATGATCGCGCTGGACGAGACGGATCGAGCGATCCTCGAGGAGCTGCGCCGCGACGCGCGTTCCTCGATGACGGCGATCGCGGATGCGGTGCACATCTCCCGAGCGGGGGCGCACGCGAGGATCAAGCGGCTCACGGATGCCGGGGTGATCACCGGCTACTCGGTGCGGACCGACCCGGTGCTGCTCGGCCATCACGCGAGCGCCTACGTCACGCTGGCGATCGAGCAGGCCACCTGGCAGGCCGTGAGCGACCGGCTGCGGGCCATCCCCGAGATCGAGCACATGGCGCTGGTCGGCGGAGACTTCGACGTGATCCTCCTGGTGCGCG
Coding sequences:
- a CDS encoding alpha-ketoacid dehydrogenase subunit beta — its product is MTIAQHDTRTESEATTVTTMSMAAALNRALADAIESDPDVVVFGEDVGALGGVFRITDGLTARFGEERCFDTPLAESGIVGTAVGMAMNGMRPVIEMQFDAFALPAFEQVVSHVAKLGNRTRGGMRMPLVIRIPFGGGIGGVEHHCDSSEAYYAHTPGLTVVSPSTPQDAYSLLRAAIASPDPVIFLEPKKLYWAKGEVDTSITAELGSARVARDGTDVTLLAYGASVPLALEAAEVAAAEGHSVQVVDVRSLSPFDDVTVTAAVRSTGRAVVIAEAPGYASVASEIQARVFERCFEYLAAPVRRVTGFDTPYAPPKLEHWYLPDVDRVLDAIDTLHWDEDA
- a CDS encoding thiamine pyrophosphate-dependent enzyme, with translation MQHTDMLPRDTAVRLIDEHGTAVPDERYALPDTASLLAAYRGLVEGRRINDQAGALVRQGRLAVYPSSHGQEACQVGAAMVLGDTDWLFPTYRDSVAVIARGVDPADAMVLLKGDWHSGYDVRAHRVAPQATPLATQLLHAVGFAQAAKHRGEDTVVLALCGDGATSEGDFHEAMNFAAVFHVPVVFFVQNNEFAISVPLSRQTAAPSLAHKAIGYGMPGQRVDGNDVAAVLAVLGEAVSRARAGGGPSLVEAHTYRMQAHTNADDDTRYREREEVQAWIDRDPLLRLRAHLTSTGALDADAEEGFAAGAEEIATAMRAALNTDADLDPEDLFRFVTATRSPQLEEQWHLLRDEIERSRLADAGTARDGDHR
- a CDS encoding Lrp/AsnC family transcriptional regulator — translated: MIALDETDRAILEELRRDARSSMTAIADAVHISRAGAHARIKRLTDAGVITGYSVRTDPVLLGHHASAYVTLAIEQATWQAVSDRLRAIPEIEHMALVGGDFDVILLVRANDARDLRRIVLEDIQAIPSIRSTRTTLIFEDYTRD